A single window of Nicotiana sylvestris chromosome 3, ASM39365v2, whole genome shotgun sequence DNA harbors:
- the LOC138888535 gene encoding uncharacterized protein, which produces MKPMFRLKSLWSNWKGWQERFFAVNQISFSKNDLPMEGVAHNKALNLTVKCEGYYVKRFMVDGGSGVDICPLSTLQRMEIEIERIRPNNVCVRAFDGIKRGTIGEIYLILTIGPVDFEVTFQVLDIDTSYNFLLGGHWIHATGVIPSTLHQMVKFEYEYQEIIVYG; this is translated from the coding sequence ATGAAGCCTATGTTTCGATTGAAATCACTATGGAGCAACTGGAAAGGATGGCAAGAAAGATTCTTCGCAGTCAACCAGATTTCATTTAGCAAGAATGACTTGCCCATGGAAGGGGTTGCCCACAACAAAGCTCTTAATCTGACAGTTAAGTGTGAAGGGTACTATGTAAAAAGATTCATGGTGGATGGTGGATCAGGGGtcgacatatgccctctctcaactttgcaaagaatggaaattgagattGAGAGGATCAGACCTAATAATGTTTGTGTGCGTgcttttgatggcatcaagagaggCACAATAGGGGAAATTTATTTGATCTTGACTATCGGTCCTGTGGATTTCGAAGTGACGTTTCAGGTCTTGGACATAGATACCTCCTATAATTTTCTCTTAGGAGGGCATTGGATCCATGCTACGGGGGTCATACCTTCTACCCTCcatcaaatggtgaagtttgaatatgaatATCAGGAAATTATAGTTTATGGATAA